ACCATGCCAAAGAGACAATCGCCGTTGCCCGCCGGGGACTGAATGCCCCTTGACGGTTCATTGCACCAAATACGTGCATTCGCCATTCATCGGATGCACCAGAATCAACCCTTTCAATGGATTGGGAATTCCCCGTCAACCGCTTAAACTGATCTCAAACGAAGGCAACGGAGACCGAACAATGCTCGATCCGAAACAGTTCGATGAGATGGCGAAGCGTTTCTCCGAGAATCTGCCCAGCGGATTGCGGGATATCCAGGCGGAGGTCGAGAAGAACGCCCGGGTCGCGCTGCAGAGCACTTTCAACCGCATGGAGCTGGTCACCCGCGAGGAATTCGACGCCCAGGCGAAGGTGCTCGCCCGCACCCGCGAGCGGCTCGAGGCCATGGAGGCACGGGTCGCTGCGCTCGAAGGCAATACAGCGGTGACCGAGCAGTCGACGCCAGACGACGCCGGCGAGTAGACACCGCCGCTTCCGGCAATCCACTTCGCACAGGGAGGTGCGTTGTCATGTCACTGGCACTCGTTCAGGCCCGGGCTGCTGTCGGGATCGATGCGCCGCGCGTCGACGTCGAGGTCCACCTCGGCGGCGGTCTCCCCTCGCTGTCCATCGTCGGGCTGCCCAACACGGCGGTACGCGAGGCGAGGGACCGTGTCCGCGGGGCACTGACCACCAGCGGTTTCGACTTTCCGCGACGGCGCATCACGGTCAACCTTGCGCCGGCCGACCTGCCCAAGGACGGTGCCCGCTTCGATCTGGCGATTGCGCTGGGCATACTGGTGGCCTCCGGCCAGCTGCCCCGGGAGCGCCTGGACAACACCGTGTTCTGCGCCGAGCTCGCCCTGTCCGGCGGTCTCAGGCCGGTCAGCGGCACGCTTCCGGTGGCCCTGCGCTGCGCGGCGGACGGTGAGTCGCTGGTCGTGGCGGGAACCAATGGTGCGGAGGCCGCGCTGGCGGGAGGCGAGGTTTATGGCGGTAATCATCTGGTCGACGTCTGTCGCCATCTTACGGCCGAACGTCCACTGCCAGCGGCCCGGCCGGATCCTCCGCTCAATCCGTGCCAGCAGCCCGATCTGCGCGACGTCATCAGCCAGTCCCACGCCCGCCGGGCCCTCGAAATCGCCGCGGCGGGCGGTCACAGTCTGCTGCTGTCGGGCCCCCCGGGGAGCGGCAAGAGCCTGATGGCCGCCCGGCTGCCCGGCCTGCTGCCACTGATGACCGATGCCGAGGCCATGGAATCGGCGTCGCTCCACTCGATTGCCAGGGGACGATTCGACCCCCGCGACTGGGGGCAGCGGCCGTTTCGAAGCCCCCACCACAGTGCCTCGCCGCGCGCATTGACCGGCGGTGGTGCTCGCCCGCGACCCGGCGAGATCTCGCTGGCGCATCACGGCGTCCTGTTCCTCGACGAGCTCCCGGAATTCCCGCGCGAGGCGCTCGAGGCGCTGCGCGAACCGCTCGAGACCGCCGAGATCAGCATTTCCCGATCCGGCGCCCAGATCCGCTTTCCCGCCCGCTTCCAGCTCGTTGCAGCCATGAACCCCTGCCCCTGCGGTTATTACGGCGAAGCCGACCATGACTGCCGCTGTACGCCGCAACAGGTTCGCCACTACAGCAATCGGATCAGCGGGCCCCTGCTCGATCGGATCGATCTGCAGGTCAACGTCCCCCGGCTGACCGCCGCCGAGCTCGACGAGGCCGAGGAGAGCGAGCCCACGGCGACGGTAGCCACCCGGGTCCAGGCCGCCCGCGAGCGCCAGATCGAGCGGGACGGTTGCGCCGCGACTCACCTCCCCGTGAGTGTCATGCGTCGCAATGCGCGACTGGATCCG
The Spiribacter vilamensis DNA segment above includes these coding regions:
- the ubiK gene encoding ubiquinone biosynthesis accessory factor UbiK, yielding MLDPKQFDEMAKRFSENLPSGLRDIQAEVEKNARVALQSTFNRMELVTREEFDAQAKVLARTRERLEAMEARVAALEGNTAVTEQSTPDDAGE
- a CDS encoding YifB family Mg chelatase-like AAA ATPase is translated as MSLALVQARAAVGIDAPRVDVEVHLGGGLPSLSIVGLPNTAVREARDRVRGALTTSGFDFPRRRITVNLAPADLPKDGARFDLAIALGILVASGQLPRERLDNTVFCAELALSGGLRPVSGTLPVALRCAADGESLVVAGTNGAEAALAGGEVYGGNHLVDVCRHLTAERPLPAARPDPPLNPCQQPDLRDVISQSHARRALEIAAAGGHSLLLSGPPGSGKSLMAARLPGLLPLMTDAEAMESASLHSIARGRFDPRDWGQRPFRSPHHSASPRALTGGGARPRPGEISLAHHGVLFLDELPEFPREALEALREPLETAEISISRSGAQIRFPARFQLVAAMNPCPCGYYGEADHDCRCTPQQVRHYSNRISGPLLDRIDLQVNVPRLTAAELDEAEESEPTATVATRVQAARERQIERDGCAATHLPVSVMRRNARLDPAGQALMKHAAQRFVMSARGWHRCWRIARTIADLEGTTAIREYHVSEALSYRERVRSGHPRTS